One stretch of Arachis duranensis cultivar V14167 chromosome 1, aradu.V14167.gnm2.J7QH, whole genome shotgun sequence DNA includes these proteins:
- the LOC107475786 gene encoding glutamate receptor 3.6, whose protein sequence is MIRNWGVVVLIVLLSNGFCSNGVGLDDIDIDNNNSNNTTIPDVVNIGVLFSFNTSVGKIVKIAVEAAVKDVNSDPSILGKTQLKLSLQEDSKYRGFLSIAEALQLMATHTVAIIGPQTSTTAHVISHIANELRVPLLSFTATDPTLSSLQFPFFIRTSFNDMYQMTAIADLVNYYGWREVIAVYGDDDHGRNGIGALGDKLAERRCKISFKAPMSPEATREEITDVLVQVALAESRVIVLHTSTTWGPKVLNVAKSLGMMENGYVWIATTFLSTGIDISSPLSLSVMDDIQGVIALRMYVPDSKLKRSFISRWKNWTNGSLGLSTYAIFAYDTVYVLAHALAAFFKQGNRITFSSDSKTSLIHGDNMHLDAVKIFNEGKLLRKSIYEVNMTGVTGHFKYTSDGNLANPAYEIINVVGTGTKRIGYWSNHSGLSSVSPEELHSKPASHSSSSQKLLSVIWPGDTTQKPRGWVFPNNGRMLKIGVPKRISYREFVSQVKGTDMFKGFCIDVFLSAVNLLPYAVPYKFISYGDGHSNPSNTELVRLITTGVFDAAVGDITITTERTKMVDFTQPFIESGLVVVASVKKTDSNAWAFLMPFTPMMWTVTAIFFLVVGAVVWILEHRLNDDFRGPPKKQVATILWFSFSTMFFAHRENTVSTLGRFVLLIWLFVVLIINSSYTASLTSILTVQQLSSPIKGIESLINNNEPIGYLQGSFTKGYLVNEIGIDASRLVALTTPEESATALDKGPHKGGIAAYVDERAYIELFLSSRCDFSIVGQEFTRNGWGFAFPRDSPLAVDLSTAILELAENGDLQRIHDKWLLRSACLSQGAKLEVDRLKLRSFWGLYLLCGLACLIALFVYLIQTMKQYKKHYTEDDKSSSGLKSTPSRLRTFLTFVDEKEDTVKSRSKRRKTEMASFKSTSEVGSSNNGYSESSSQRIECTNNET, encoded by the exons ATGATTAGAAATTGGGGCGTTGTGGTGTTGATTGTTCTTCTCTCCAATGGTTTCTGTTCAAATGGGGTTGGCTTGGatgatattgatattgataataataatagtaataataccACAATTCCTGATGTTGTAAATATTGGggttcttttctctttcaatACAAGTGTTGGCAAAATTGTGAAAATCGCCGTAGAAGCCGCAGTTAAAGATGTAAATTCTGATCCATCAATTCTTGGCAAAACTCAGCTCAAGCTCTCACTTCAAGAAGATTCCAAATATAGAGGATTCTTGAGCATTGCTGAGG CATTGCAGCTCATGGCAACACACACTGTGGCCATAATTGGCCCACAGACCTCCACAACAGCTCATGTCATATCTCACATTGCGAACGAGCTTCGAGTTCCCCTGCTGTCGTTTACAGCCACTGACCCGACCCTTTCTTCACTTCAGTTCCCATTCTTCATTCGGACATCTTTTAATGATATGTATCAGATGACTGCAATAGCAGATCTTGTTAACTACTATGGTTGGAGGGAGGTTATTGCAGTCtatggtgatgatgatcatgGGAGGAATGGAATTGGTGCCTTAGGGGACAAGCTAGCCGAGAGACGCTGCAAGATCTCGTTTAAAGCTCCTATGAGTCCTGAGGCAACCAGGGAGGAGATCACTGATGTGCTTGTTCAGGTAGCTCTGGCTGAATCGCGGGTTATAGTCCTTCACACAAGTACTACTTGGGGGCCGAAAGTGCTAAATGTGGCGAAATCTCTTGGAATGATGGAAAATGGTTATGTCTGGATAGCCACAACTTTTCTGTCTACCGGGATAGATATAAGTTCTCCACTTTCTTTGAGTGTAATGGATGACATTCAAGGAGTTATTGCGCTACGAATGTATGTGCCGGATTCAAAGCTTAAGAGATCTTTCATTTCGAGGTGGAAAAACTGGACTAATGGCTCCCTTGGATTGAGTACTTATGCTATCTTTGCATATGATACTGTCTATGTTCTTGCTCATGCGCTTGCTGCATTTTTTAAACAAGGGAACCGAATCACCTTTTCATCTGATTCAAAGACATCTCTAATACATGGTGACAACATGCATCTTGATGCTGTCAAGATATTCAACGAAGGAAAACTGCTGCGAAAAAGTATCTACGAGGTTAACATGACCGGTGTAACAGGTCACTTCAAGTATACATCTGATGGAAACCTTGCAAATCCGGCATATGAAATCATCAATGTGGTTGGAACAGGGACTAAGAGGATTGGTTATTGGTCTAATCACTCTGGACTATCATCTGTAAGTCCTGAAGAACTTCATTCAAAGCCGGCTAGTCATTCAAGTTCAAGTCAAAAGCTACTATCTGTGATTTGGCCAGGGGACACAACACAGAAACCTCGTGGTTGGGTTTTTCCAAACAATGGAAGGATGCTAAAAATTGGAGTTCCAAAAAGGATCAGTTACCGCGAATTCGTCTCACAAGTAAAAGGCACTGATATGTTCAAGGGGTTCTGCATTGATGTCTTTCTTTCTGCAGTGAACTTGTTGCCTTATGCTGTCCCCTATAAGTTTATTTCGTACGGAGACGGTCACAGCAATCCTAGTAACACTGAACTTGTCCGTCTTATCACCACCGGT GTGTTTGATGCTGCTGTAGGTGATATTACAATTACCACAGAAAGAACAAAGATGGTGGATTTTACGCAGCCATTCATAGAGTCCGGTCTAGTGGTAGTAGCAtcagtgaagaagacagactCAAATGCTTGGGCATTCTTGATGCCATTTACTCCAATGATGTGGACTGTCACAGCTATCTTCTTCCTAGTTGTTGGTGCTGTTGTCTGGATTTTAGAGCATAGGCTCAATGATGATTTTAGGGGACCTCCCAAAAAACAAGTAGCCACAATTTTGTG GTTCAGTTTCTCAACCATGTTTTTTGCACATA GGGAAAACACAGTGAGCACTCTCGGTCGATTCGTGCTGCTTATATGGTTATTCGTAGTTCTCATAATCAACTCGAGTTATACAGCAAGCTTGACTTCAATCCTCACAGTGCAACAACTTTCTTCACCAATTAAGGGCATTGAAAGTTTGATAAACAACAATGAGCCTATTGGCTACTTGCAGGGTTCTTTCACTAAAGGTTATTTAGTCAACGAAATTGGCATCGATGCGTCGAGACTTGTAGCTCTAACAACACCAGAAGAATCTGCCACTGCTCTGGACAAAGGTCCCCATAAAGGTGGCATCGCTGCATATGTCGACGAACGTGCATACATAGAGCTGTTCCTTTCAAGCCGCTGCGATTTCAGCATTGTTGGTCAAGAGTTCACCAGAAATGGTTGGGGATTT GCCTTTCCACGAGACTCGCCATTAGCGGTTGACCTGTCAACAGCCATTTTGGAGTTGGCTGAGAACGGCGACCTTCAACGGATCCACGACAAATGGCTTTTGCGCAGTGCTTGCCTGTCGCAAGGTGCGAAGCTCGAAGTGGACAGACTCAAGCTGAGGAGCTTCTGGGGTCTCTACCTACTCTGTGGCTTGGCATGTTTGATTGCTCTCTTCGTATATCTGATTCAAACCATGAAGCAATACAAGAAGCACTACACCGAAGACGACAAGTCGTCGTCCGGTCTAAAGTCCACGCCGTCGCGACTAAGGACTTTCCTTACATTTGTAGATGAAAAGGAAGACACAGTTAAGAGCCGCTCCAAGAGAAGGAAAACGGAGATGGCATCATTCAAAAGTACAAGTGAGGTTGGATCATCCAATAATGGATATTCAGAATCATCTTCTCAAAGAATTGAGTGTACTAATAATGAGACATGA
- the LOC107475802 gene encoding serine/threonine-protein kinase/endoribonuclease IRE1a isoform X1, which yields MKPLYRQILIVLSVLCAVVLQFFVTLFSSNDVSSQPLPPISRIPLLKLHHHLPQQQQQLKALPSPSSSRSLLSLSPKPTTALVAALDGTMYLVDKQENGPTRVIWSFSTGSPIYHSYQAPIHKDSGKENRSTARISGSVECGDDWSLYMHDKHFGKMKISESIAEYVARTPTFSDDGAVTLGSKRSTLFEVDAKTGRIVQIHSMSDSDNSSTSWSDDKKSDTDILITKKKDLANPTELNSPELLLKIFRTDYSLRSVGPSSGVVLWTMTVSEFEAVLLCQHTSFDADDEYVSVGELGFAMPYPCQEIQPVFRLRKNFILEPSITERLPGSDHENNMLLMPASDLMLPSQANFEKLNIDDGNMMLPLPIPNSLPSPKPKIVYPSRMHEWSTPLRFMMLMVLGFVLYTLVVKSKDTPKDQNQSESKILPAKKKKTRKSAKNNVAVDKKEKHLSSEDEDVLMRKDLDIEAGRWMQFNQIDQGVDGRRVGKLLVSNKEIAKGSNGTIVFEGIYEGRAVAVKRLVKTHHDVAYKEIQNLIVSDHHPNIVRWHGVEYDQDFVYLALERCTCSLDDFIQIYSDISDNPLFRKNQAFKSSIEAQIDMGKDNMHGLWKANGYPSPLLLKLMRDVVSGIVHLHELGIIHRDLKPQNVLIIKERSLCAKLSDMGISKRLPEDMSALGHNATGAGSSGWQAPEQLGQGRQTRAVDLFSLGCVLFFCMTGGRHPFGERLERDVNIVKNRMDLFLVEFIPEAEDLVSSLLNPNPDIRPKAIEVLHHPFFWSPEMRLSFLRDASDRVELEDRETNSVLLNALESIATVALGAKWDEKLEPAFLTNIGRYRRYKYDSVRDLLRVMRNKLNHYRELPQEIQELVGTVPEGFNEYFASRFPRLLIEVYKVISKYCKEEQCFERYFKNLN from the exons ATGAAACCTCTTTATCGTCAAATTCTTATCGTTCTCTCTGTTCTCTGTGCTGTCGTTTTGCAATTCTTCGTGACTCTCTTCAGCTCCAATGATGTATCATCACAGCCACTGCCACCGATCTCACGAATCCCTCTTCTCAAACTCCATCATCATCTACCTCAACAGCAGCAACAACTCAAGGCTCTCCCTTCACCATCATCTTCacgatcccttctctctctttctcc CAAGCCAACTACAGCACTGGTTGCTGCTTTAGATGGGACTATGTATTTGGTGGACAAACAGGAGAATGGCCCCACAAGAGTGATATGGTCGTTCTCAACTGGATCTCCAATCTACCATTCATATCAAGCTCCTATTCACAAGGATAGCGGTAAAGAAAACAGATCTACAGCAAGAATCAGCGGGTCTGTGGAATGCGGGGATGACTGGTCACTGTACATGCATGATAAACACTTTGGTAAAATG AAAATCTCAGAATCAATTGCAGAATATGTTGCTCGTACACCTACCTTTTCAGATGATGGAGCAGTTACACTTGGATCCAAGAGAAGCACTTTGTTTGAAGTTGATGCTAAAACCGGAAGGATCGTTCAAATCCATAGTATGTCTGATTCTGATAATTCTTCTACATCTTGGAGTGATGACAAGAAGAGTGATACAGATATCCttataacaaagaaaaaggatCTTGCTAATCCTACGGAGCTGAATTCGCCGGAGTTGCTACTCAAGATATTTAGGACAGATTATTCTCTTCGATCTGTTGGTCCTAGTTCAGGAGTAGTTTTGTGGACTATGACTGTATCCGAATTCGAGGCTGTATTATTATGCCAACATACTTCATTTGATGCCGATGATGAGTATGTTTCTGTCGGTGAGCTTGGTTTTGCGATGCCATATCCATGTCAAGAGATCCAACCAGTCTTTCGCTTGCGTAAGAATTTTATACTAGAACCCTCAATCACTGAAAGGTTACCTGGTTCTGATCATGAAAACAATATGCTTTTGATGCCTGCGTCGGATTTGATGCTTCCTTCACaagcaaattttgaaaaattaaatatcgATGATGGTAATATGATGCTTCCTTTGCCAATACCAAATTCTTTGCCTTCCCCGAAACCAAAAATTGTCTATCCAAGCCGAATGCATGAATGGTCAACACCATTACGTTTTATGATGCTTATGGTTTTGGGCTTTGTCCTCTATACTCTAGTGGTTAAAAGTAAAGATACGCCAAAGGATCAAAACCAGTCTGAATCGAAAATTTTGCCTGCTAAGAAAAAGAAGACACGAAAGTCAGCAAAGAACAATGTAGCAGTTgacaaaaaggaaaaacatcTGTCCTCCGAAGATGAGGATGTGCTGATGCGAAAGGATCTCGACATAGAAGCAGGCAGGTGGATGCAATTTAACCAAATTGACCAAGGTGTTGACGGACGCAGGGTTGGTAAACTGCTTGTGTCAAATAAAGAAATTGCTAAGGGAAGCAATGGCACCATTGTCTTTGAGGGAATATATGAAGGTCGGGCAGTTGCTGTCAAGCGTTTGGTCAAGACTCATCATGATGTAGCATACAAAGAAATCCAAAATCTGATTGTATCTGATCATCACCCAAACATTGTTCGATGGCATGGGGTAGAATATGATCAAGATTTTGTTTACCTTGCTCTGGAACGATGTACATGCAGCTTGGAtgattttattcaaatttattcGGATATATCAGATAACCCTCTGTTTAGGAAGAACCAAGCTTTCAAGTCTTCTATTGAGGCCCAAATTGATATGGGGAAGGATAATATGCATGGTCTGTGGAAAGCCAATGGCTATCCATCACCTCTATTACTGAAATTGATGAG AGATGTCGTTTCTGGGATTGTTCATTTGCATGAACTAGGAATAATACATCGTGATTTGAAACCCCAAAATGTTTTGATAATCAAGGAAAGATCCTTGTGCGCAAAGCTTTCTGATATGGGCATTAGCAAACGCCTCCCTGAAGATATGTCTGCTTTGGGTCATAATGCTACTG GAGCTGGCAGTTCAGGTTGGCAAGCACCAGAACAACTTGGTCAAGGACGCCAAACACGGGCCGTAGATTTATTTAGCTTAGGTTGTGTCCTCTTTTTCTGCATGACTGGGGGGAGGCATCCATTTGGAGAACGGCTTGAACGCGATGTTAATATTGTGAAAAACAGAATGGATCTTTTCTTAGTGGAGTTCATTCCTGAAGCAGAAGATCTAGTTTCTAGTTTATTGAACCCTAACCCTGATATAAG GCCAAAGGCAATTGAAGTATTGCACCATCCATTTTTTTGGAGTCCAGAAATGAGACTGTCATTTTTACGCGATGCCAGTGATAGAGTGGAACTAGAAGATAGGGAGACTAATTCTGTTCTTCTGAACGCATTAGAAAGCATTGCTACAGTCGCATTAGGTGCGAAATGGGACGAAAAGTTGGAACCAGCCTTTCTTACTAACATTGGTCGATATCGACGGTACAAGTATGATAGTGTTCGAGACTTGTTGCGCGTCATGAGGAACAAGCTAAATCATTATAGAGAGTTGCCTCAAGAAATCCAG GAACTTGTGGGAACTGTTCCGGAAGGATTCAATGAATACTTTGCAAGCCGATTCCCAAGGCTATTAATCGAAGTGTATAAAGTTATATCCAAGTATTGCAAAGAAGAACAATGTTTTGAGAGGTATTTCAAGAACCTTAATTAG
- the LOC107475802 gene encoding serine/threonine-protein kinase/endoribonuclease IRE1a isoform X2 codes for MTGHCTCMINTLKISESIAEYVARTPTFSDDGAVTLGSKRSTLFEVDAKTGRIVQIHSMSDSDNSSTSWSDDKKSDTDILITKKKDLANPTELNSPELLLKIFRTDYSLRSVGPSSGVVLWTMTVSEFEAVLLCQHTSFDADDEYVSVGELGFAMPYPCQEIQPVFRLRKNFILEPSITERLPGSDHENNMLLMPASDLMLPSQANFEKLNIDDGNMMLPLPIPNSLPSPKPKIVYPSRMHEWSTPLRFMMLMVLGFVLYTLVVKSKDTPKDQNQSESKILPAKKKKTRKSAKNNVAVDKKEKHLSSEDEDVLMRKDLDIEAGRWMQFNQIDQGVDGRRVGKLLVSNKEIAKGSNGTIVFEGIYEGRAVAVKRLVKTHHDVAYKEIQNLIVSDHHPNIVRWHGVEYDQDFVYLALERCTCSLDDFIQIYSDISDNPLFRKNQAFKSSIEAQIDMGKDNMHGLWKANGYPSPLLLKLMRDVVSGIVHLHELGIIHRDLKPQNVLIIKERSLCAKLSDMGISKRLPEDMSALGHNATGAGSSGWQAPEQLGQGRQTRAVDLFSLGCVLFFCMTGGRHPFGERLERDVNIVKNRMDLFLVEFIPEAEDLVSSLLNPNPDIRPKAIEVLHHPFFWSPEMRLSFLRDASDRVELEDRETNSVLLNALESIATVALGAKWDEKLEPAFLTNIGRYRRYKYDSVRDLLRVMRNKLNHYRELPQEIQELVGTVPEGFNEYFASRFPRLLIEVYKVISKYCKEEQCFERYFKNLN; via the exons ATGACTGGTCACTGTACATGCATGATAAACACTTTG AAAATCTCAGAATCAATTGCAGAATATGTTGCTCGTACACCTACCTTTTCAGATGATGGAGCAGTTACACTTGGATCCAAGAGAAGCACTTTGTTTGAAGTTGATGCTAAAACCGGAAGGATCGTTCAAATCCATAGTATGTCTGATTCTGATAATTCTTCTACATCTTGGAGTGATGACAAGAAGAGTGATACAGATATCCttataacaaagaaaaaggatCTTGCTAATCCTACGGAGCTGAATTCGCCGGAGTTGCTACTCAAGATATTTAGGACAGATTATTCTCTTCGATCTGTTGGTCCTAGTTCAGGAGTAGTTTTGTGGACTATGACTGTATCCGAATTCGAGGCTGTATTATTATGCCAACATACTTCATTTGATGCCGATGATGAGTATGTTTCTGTCGGTGAGCTTGGTTTTGCGATGCCATATCCATGTCAAGAGATCCAACCAGTCTTTCGCTTGCGTAAGAATTTTATACTAGAACCCTCAATCACTGAAAGGTTACCTGGTTCTGATCATGAAAACAATATGCTTTTGATGCCTGCGTCGGATTTGATGCTTCCTTCACaagcaaattttgaaaaattaaatatcgATGATGGTAATATGATGCTTCCTTTGCCAATACCAAATTCTTTGCCTTCCCCGAAACCAAAAATTGTCTATCCAAGCCGAATGCATGAATGGTCAACACCATTACGTTTTATGATGCTTATGGTTTTGGGCTTTGTCCTCTATACTCTAGTGGTTAAAAGTAAAGATACGCCAAAGGATCAAAACCAGTCTGAATCGAAAATTTTGCCTGCTAAGAAAAAGAAGACACGAAAGTCAGCAAAGAACAATGTAGCAGTTgacaaaaaggaaaaacatcTGTCCTCCGAAGATGAGGATGTGCTGATGCGAAAGGATCTCGACATAGAAGCAGGCAGGTGGATGCAATTTAACCAAATTGACCAAGGTGTTGACGGACGCAGGGTTGGTAAACTGCTTGTGTCAAATAAAGAAATTGCTAAGGGAAGCAATGGCACCATTGTCTTTGAGGGAATATATGAAGGTCGGGCAGTTGCTGTCAAGCGTTTGGTCAAGACTCATCATGATGTAGCATACAAAGAAATCCAAAATCTGATTGTATCTGATCATCACCCAAACATTGTTCGATGGCATGGGGTAGAATATGATCAAGATTTTGTTTACCTTGCTCTGGAACGATGTACATGCAGCTTGGAtgattttattcaaatttattcGGATATATCAGATAACCCTCTGTTTAGGAAGAACCAAGCTTTCAAGTCTTCTATTGAGGCCCAAATTGATATGGGGAAGGATAATATGCATGGTCTGTGGAAAGCCAATGGCTATCCATCACCTCTATTACTGAAATTGATGAG AGATGTCGTTTCTGGGATTGTTCATTTGCATGAACTAGGAATAATACATCGTGATTTGAAACCCCAAAATGTTTTGATAATCAAGGAAAGATCCTTGTGCGCAAAGCTTTCTGATATGGGCATTAGCAAACGCCTCCCTGAAGATATGTCTGCTTTGGGTCATAATGCTACTG GAGCTGGCAGTTCAGGTTGGCAAGCACCAGAACAACTTGGTCAAGGACGCCAAACACGGGCCGTAGATTTATTTAGCTTAGGTTGTGTCCTCTTTTTCTGCATGACTGGGGGGAGGCATCCATTTGGAGAACGGCTTGAACGCGATGTTAATATTGTGAAAAACAGAATGGATCTTTTCTTAGTGGAGTTCATTCCTGAAGCAGAAGATCTAGTTTCTAGTTTATTGAACCCTAACCCTGATATAAG GCCAAAGGCAATTGAAGTATTGCACCATCCATTTTTTTGGAGTCCAGAAATGAGACTGTCATTTTTACGCGATGCCAGTGATAGAGTGGAACTAGAAGATAGGGAGACTAATTCTGTTCTTCTGAACGCATTAGAAAGCATTGCTACAGTCGCATTAGGTGCGAAATGGGACGAAAAGTTGGAACCAGCCTTTCTTACTAACATTGGTCGATATCGACGGTACAAGTATGATAGTGTTCGAGACTTGTTGCGCGTCATGAGGAACAAGCTAAATCATTATAGAGAGTTGCCTCAAGAAATCCAG GAACTTGTGGGAACTGTTCCGGAAGGATTCAATGAATACTTTGCAAGCCGATTCCCAAGGCTATTAATCGAAGTGTATAAAGTTATATCCAAGTATTGCAAAGAAGAACAATGTTTTGAGAGGTATTTCAAGAACCTTAATTAG